The following are encoded in a window of Phocoena phocoena chromosome 2, mPhoPho1.1, whole genome shotgun sequence genomic DNA:
- the BAG5 gene encoding BAG family molecular chaperone regulator 5, with amino-acid sequence MEMGNQHPSITRLQEIQKEVKSIEQQVIGFSGLSDDKNYKKLERILTRQLFEIDSVDTEGKGDIQQARKRAAQETERLLKELEQNANHPHRIEIENIFKEAQSLVKEKIVPFYSGGNCVTDEFEEGIQDVILRLTHVKTGGKISLRKARYHTLSKICAVQEIIEDCVKKQPSLPLSEDAHPSVAKINSVMCEVNKARGTLIALLTGVNSDETCRHLSCVLSGLMADLDALDVCGRTEIRNYRKEVVEDINQLLKYLDLEEEADSTGAFDLGQNHSILKIEQVLKRMREIKNELLQAQNPSEWYLSSKTELQGLIGQLDEVSLEKNPCIREARRRAVIEVQTLITYIDLKEALEKRKLFVCEEHPSHKAVWNVLGNLSDIQGEVLSFDGSRNDKNYIRLEELLTKQLLALDAVDPQGEEKCKAARKQAVKLAQNILSYLDLKSDEWEY; translated from the coding sequence ATGGAGATGGGAAACCAACATCCTTCTATTACTAGGCTTCAGGAAATCCAAAAGGAGGTAAAAAGCATAGAACAGCAAGTAATTGGTTTCAGCGGTCTGTCAGACGACAAGAATTACAAGAAACTGGAGAGGATTCTAACAAGACAACTATTTGAAATAGACTCGGTAGATACTGAAGGAAAAGGAGATATTCAGCAAGCTAGGAAGAGGGCAGCACAAGAGACAGAGCGTCTTCTCAAAGAGTTGGAGCAGAATGCAAACCACCCACACAGGATCGAAAtagagaacatttttaaagaagccCAGTCCCTAGTGAAAGAGAAGATTGTGCCATTTTATAGTGGAGGCAACTGTGTAACTGATGAGTTTGAAGAAGGCATCCAGGATGTCATTTTGAGGCTGACACACGTTAAAACTGGAGGCAAGATCTCCTTGCGGAAAGCACGGTATCACACTTTAAGCAAAATCTGTGCAGTGCAAGAGATTATCGAGGACTGCGTGAAAAAGCAGCCTTCCCTGCCGCTTTCTGAGGACGCGCATCCCTCAGTTGCCAAAATTAACTCTGTGATGTGTGAAGTGAACAAGGCCAGAGGCACTCTGATTGCCCTTCTTACGGGAGTGAACAGTGATGAGACTTGCAGGCACTTATCTTGTGTGCTGTCGGGGCTGATGGCCGATCTGGATGCTTTAGACGTGTGCGGCCGCACAGAAATCAGAAATTACCGGAAGGAGGTCGTGGAAGATATCAACCAGTTATTGAAGTACTTGGATTTAGAAGAGGAAGCAGATAGCACTGGTGCGTTTGACCTGGGGCAGAatcattccattttaaaaatagaacaggtcctcaagagaatgagagaaataaaaaacgaACTTCTTCAAGCACAGAATCCTTCAGAATGGTACCTGAGCTCCAAAACAGAGCTGCAGGGTTTGATTGGACAGTTGGATGAGGTAAGTCTTGAAAAAAACCCCTGCATCCGGGAAGCCAGGAGAAGAGCGGTGATCGAAGTTCAGACCCTCATCACTTACATCGACTTGAAGGAAGCCCTCGAGAAGAGAAAGCTGTTTGTTTGTGAGGAGCACCCCTCACACAAAGCGGTCTGGAATGTCCTGGGAAACTTGTCAGACATCCAAGGGGAAGTTCTCTCATTTGATGGCAGTCGAAATGATAAGAACTACATCCGGCTGGAAGAGCTGCTCACCAAGCAGCTGCTTGCCCTGGACGCCGTTGACCCACAGGGAGAGGAGAAGTGTAAGGCTGCCCGGAAGCAGGCAGTGAAGCTTGCACAGAATATTCTCAGCTATCTCGACTTGAAATCCGATGAATGGGAGTACTAA